In Dryobates pubescens isolate bDryPub1 chromosome 15, bDryPub1.pri, whole genome shotgun sequence, the following proteins share a genomic window:
- the SOX10 gene encoding transcription factor SOX-10, giving the protein MADDQDLSEVEMSPVGSEDHHCLSPGPSMASDNSPHLAGSGTGEMGKVKKEQQDSEADDDKFPVCIREAVSQVLSGYDWTLVPMPVRVNGSNKSKPHVKRPMNAFMVWAQAARRKLADQYPHLHNAELSKTLGKLWRLLNESDKRPFIEEAERLRMQHKKDHPDYKYQPRRRKNGKATQGEGEGQVEGEAGGAAAIQAHYKNTHLDHRHPGEGSPMSDGHPEHSSGQSHGPPTPPTTPKTELQAGKADSKREGRSLGEGGKPHIDFGNVDIGEISHEVMSNMETFDVNEFDQYLPPNGHAGHPGHVGGYAAAAAAGYGLGSALAAASGHSAWISKQHGVSLSTATSSVVDSKAQVKTEGSAPGGHYTDQPSTSQIAYTSLSLPHYGSAFPSISRPQFDYPDHQPSGPYYSHSTQASGLYSAFSYMGPSQRPLYTAISDPAPSVPQSHSPTHWEQPVYTTLSRP; this is encoded by the exons ATGGCTGACGACCAAGACCTTTCAGAGGTGGAGATGAGCCCAGTGGGCTCTGAAGACCACCACTGCCTCTCACCAGGACCCTCTATGGCATCGGACAACTCTCCACACCTTGCCGGCTCTGGGACCGGGGAGATGGGGAAGGTGAAGAAGGAACAGCAAGACTCAGAGGCGGACGACGACAAGTTCCCCGTGTGCATTCGCGAGGCGGTCAGCCAGGTGCTGAGCGGCTATGACTGGACCCTGGTACCCATGCCAGTCCGGGTCAATGGAAGTAACAAGAGCAAGCCCCACGTCAAGCGGCCCATGAACGCCTTCATggtctgggcacaggctgcccggaggAAACTGGCTGACCAGTACCCACACCTCCACAACGCTGAGCTCAGCAAGACCTTGGGGAAGCTCTGGAG GCTGTTAAACGAAAGCGACAAGCGGCCCTTCATCGAGGAGGCGGAGCGGCTGAGGatgcagcacaagaaggaccacCCTGACTACAAGTACCAGCCCCGCCGGCGGAAAAACGGCAAGGCCacgcagggagagggagaaggtcaggtggagggagaggctggaggggctgctgccATCCAGGCACACTACAAGAACACCCACCTGGATCACAGGCATCCCGGAGAAGGGTCACCAATGTCTGATGGTCATCCAGAACACTCTTCAG GTCAGAGCCACGGGCCCCCCACGCCTCCTACCACCCCCAAGAccgagctgcaggcaggcaaagCCGACTCCAAACGCGAAGGGCGTTccctgggggaagggggaaagccaCACATTGACTTTGGCAATGTGGACATTGGGGAGATCAGCCATGAAGTGATGTCCAACATGGAGACCTTCGATGTCAACGAATTCGACCAGTATCTGCCACCCAACGGACACGCCGGCCACCCGGGCCATGTTGGGGGCTACGCAGCAGCGGCGGCTGCTGGCTACGGCCTTGGGAgcgccctggctgcagccagtggACACTCTGCCTGGATCTCCAAGCAgcatggagtctccttgtccACTGCCACCTCCTCAGTGGTGGACTCCAAGGCTCAGGTGAAAACAGAGGGGTCTGCCCCCGGAGGTCATTACACTGACCAGCCCTCCACCTCCCAGATAGCTTACACATCCCTGAGTCTTCCCCACTACGGTTCAGCCTTCCCCTCCATCTCCAGGCCACAGTTCGACTACCCGGACCATCAGCCTTCGGGACCCTACTACAGCCATTCCACCCAAGCCTCCGGCCTCTACTCTGCCTTCTCCTATATGGGACCTTCCCAACGTCCCCTTTACACTGCCATCTCTGACCCCGCGCCTTCTGTGCCACAGTCTCATAGTCCTACACATTGGGAACAGCCTGTGTACACAACTCTCTCCAGACCATAG
- the POLR2F gene encoding DNA-directed RNA polymerases I, II, and III subunit RPABC2 — protein sequence MSDNEDNFDGDDFDDVEEDEGLEDLENAEEEGQENVEILPSGERQQANQKRITTPYMTKYERARVLGTRALQIAMCAPVMVELEGETDPLLIAMKELKARKIPIIIRRYLPDGSYEDWGVDELIITD from the exons ATGTCTGACAACGAGGACAA CTTTGACGGAGACGACTTCGACGAtgtggaggaggatgagggcCTGGAGGACCTGGAGAACGCGGAGGAG GAGGGACAGGAGAACGTGGAGATCCTCCCCTCGGGAGAGCGGCAGCAGGCGAACCAGAAGCGGATCACTACCCCCTACATGACCAAGTACGAGCGCGCCAGAGTCCTGGGCACTCGCGCCCTGCAGATCGC GATGTGTGCCCCTGTGATGGTGGAGTTGGAAGGAGAAACAGACCCCTTGCTGATTGCCATGAAAGAGCTCAA AGCCCGCAAGATCCCCATAATCATACGTCGTTACCTGCCAGATGGGAGCTATGAAGACTGGGGTGTGGATGAGTTAATTATCACAGACTGA